The proteins below come from a single Chryseobacterium sp. MA9 genomic window:
- a CDS encoding penicillin-binding transpeptidase domain-containing protein, producing the protein MQKQNEYDNKRKKTLRWGYLFAVVALCVFVMFLARIVILQNTNVQEIKDDYINKNYREATLKAARGNLFASDGSILATTVMRYDIYLDFKTMKDTVYSNNIGALTDSLSKMFGKSRGEFRQKFDEQKKKKNQYYTLAKGLDFDQYDRIRKFPIFKKGKNKGGFIVDRNYKRELATSEIGAGTIGMDNGELRSGLEGAFSKYLTGTDGKRLEQRINSSQWKPIDFWKVQEPVDGEDVYTTLDLRIQDIAHSALEKQLIHFEAKHGTVIVMEVETGKVRALVNLRRTDSGDYEDSYNYALKDNIEPGSTFKTISLLAAMDDGFIDENTTVNVGNGVWTYAKQRISDGHGGGTYDISDVLAKSSNVGTAKLITKYYAEKPQIFLDHLKRWKLFDKMDIELPGITKPKIVTPQNKRWNAATLASISYGYSSNVNLLQLTTFYNGVANGGKMLKPLFIDKIMKDGKVMYSAKPEVMVNKMASEKAIKMMTSALTKAVEKGTGRSIFTPNLKMAGKTGTARFEYWLPGPMKYRASFAGFYPADAPKYTCYVMISEPNTSIGFYGGPVSAPVFKEIAGKTFLKTPQNIEKEMLVDKKVNLSKMVEPNVKVAVNDKQMPNVVGLIGKNVIPQLENLGYRVDYKGVGRIKEQFPLEGTAISKNQRIYLSLQN; encoded by the coding sequence ATGCAAAAGCAAAATGAATACGATAATAAACGTAAGAAAACGTTACGATGGGGCTACCTCTTTGCAGTGGTAGCTTTGTGCGTGTTTGTAATGTTCTTGGCAAGAATTGTTATTCTTCAGAATACCAATGTTCAGGAAATTAAAGACGATTACATTAATAAAAACTATCGTGAAGCTACTTTAAAGGCTGCCCGCGGTAATCTTTTTGCGTCTGATGGCTCTATTCTCGCAACCACAGTAATGCGGTATGACATCTATCTTGATTTCAAAACAATGAAGGATACAGTGTACTCCAATAACATCGGAGCGCTTACGGATTCTCTGAGCAAAATGTTTGGAAAATCCCGAGGGGAATTCAGACAGAAGTTTGATGAACAGAAGAAAAAGAAAAACCAGTACTATACTTTGGCAAAAGGACTGGATTTCGATCAATATGACAGAATCCGAAAGTTCCCTATCTTCAAAAAAGGTAAAAATAAAGGAGGATTTATCGTTGACAGAAACTATAAAAGAGAATTAGCCACTTCAGAAATCGGCGCAGGTACCATCGGTATGGATAACGGAGAGCTTAGATCGGGGCTTGAAGGTGCTTTCTCTAAATATTTAACAGGAACAGATGGAAAAAGACTTGAACAAAGAATCAATTCATCTCAATGGAAGCCTATTGACTTCTGGAAAGTTCAGGAACCGGTAGATGGAGAAGATGTATATACAACCTTAGATCTTAGAATTCAAGATATTGCACACTCCGCACTGGAGAAGCAGCTGATCCATTTTGAAGCAAAACATGGTACCGTAATTGTCATGGAGGTTGAAACCGGAAAGGTACGTGCTCTTGTCAACTTAAGAAGAACAGATTCAGGAGATTACGAAGACTCTTACAACTATGCTCTGAAAGATAATATTGAGCCGGGATCAACTTTTAAAACCATTTCTCTTTTAGCAGCAATGGATGACGGTTTCATTGATGAAAATACAACCGTAAACGTCGGAAATGGCGTCTGGACTTATGCAAAACAAAGAATTTCAGACGGACACGGCGGAGGAACCTACGATATCAGTGATGTTTTAGCTAAATCCAGTAATGTGGGAACTGCAAAACTGATCACAAAATATTATGCAGAAAAGCCCCAGATATTTCTTGATCACCTGAAGCGCTGGAAACTGTTCGACAAAATGGATATCGAACTTCCAGGAATCACAAAACCAAAGATCGTAACTCCACAAAATAAAAGATGGAATGCTGCAACGCTGGCTTCTATTTCTTACGGATACTCTTCCAATGTTAACCTTTTACAATTAACAACATTCTACAACGGAGTTGCTAACGGAGGTAAAATGCTTAAGCCATTATTCATCGATAAAATCATGAAAGATGGAAAAGTGATGTACAGCGCCAAACCTGAAGTAATGGTCAACAAGATGGCTTCTGAGAAAGCGATTAAAATGATGACCAGTGCTTTAACAAAAGCGGTAGAAAAAGGAACAGGACGAAGCATTTTTACTCCTAACCTTAAAATGGCAGGAAAAACAGGAACCGCAAGATTTGAATACTGGCTGCCTGGCCCTATGAAATACAGAGCATCATTTGCTGGATTTTATCCGGCAGACGCACCAAAATACACCTGCTATGTAATGATAAGTGAACCCAATACATCAATAGGATTTTATGGAGGACCCGTTTCAGCACCGGTATTCAAGGAAATAGCAGGAAAAACATTCCTGAAAACTCCTCAGAATATTGAAAAAGAAATGCTTGTAGACAAAAAGGTAAACCTGAGCAAAATGGTTGAACCAAATGTAAAAGTAGCAGTAAATGATAAACAAATGCCAAATGTGGTAGGATTAATCGGTAAAAACGTAATCCCGCAATTGGAAAACTTAGGATACCGTGTCGACTATAAAGGAGTAGGAAGAATTAAAGAACAATTCCCTCTGGAAGGTACAGCGATTAGTAAGAACCAGAGAATTTATTTGTCTCTGCAAAATTAA
- a CDS encoding UDP-N-acetylmuramoyl-L-alanyl-D-glutamate--2,6-diaminopimelate ligase, translating into MIITELVNRIPVLEIHGDNNREVTELVIDSRKVTENSLYIAMRGTVVDGHSFIASAIEKGAAAIVCEEFPETLMENVTYVQVKDSSKALGHLASNFYGNPSQKLKLIGVTGTNGKTSVSTLLFDVFKNLGYESALLSTVEIRIGEEIIPATHTTPDVITINRILAEAVEKGCEFAFMEVSSHGIAQNRIEGLHFKIAGFTNLTHDHLDYHKTFEEYLKTKKRFFDQLEDTAIAITNVDDKNGNVMLQNTKAAKKSYALKTMADYHGKLLEVDFNGMLLNFNGKEFWTTLTGKFNVYNLLLVFGIAAELGFEQDEILQAVSKLKRVSGRFETFKSDGGIFFIVDYAHTPDALENILDSINDIRTKNERLITVFGCGGDRDHSKRPEMGNIASKKSTLAIITSDNPRTEDPAQIIKEIEAGVEPQNFSKYTSIPDRREAIKMAIKFAEPKDIVLVAGKGHETYQEINGVKHHFDDKEVINELWKLMSK; encoded by the coding sequence ATGATTATAACAGAATTAGTAAACAGAATCCCAGTACTGGAAATCCACGGTGATAACAACCGTGAGGTTACTGAATTGGTGATCGACAGCAGAAAGGTTACAGAAAACTCTCTTTACATTGCTATGAGGGGAACCGTAGTGGATGGTCATTCATTCATTGCATCTGCTATTGAAAAAGGAGCTGCCGCAATCGTTTGCGAAGAATTTCCCGAAACATTGATGGAAAATGTAACCTATGTTCAGGTAAAAGATTCATCTAAAGCCTTAGGTCACCTTGCTTCCAATTTCTACGGAAATCCTTCTCAGAAATTGAAACTGATAGGAGTTACCGGAACTAATGGAAAAACATCTGTTTCTACCCTTCTTTTTGATGTTTTCAAAAACCTGGGATATGAATCTGCTTTGCTTTCCACTGTTGAGATCAGAATAGGGGAAGAAATTATTCCAGCTACCCATACCACTCCTGATGTAATTACCATCAACAGAATTTTAGCGGAAGCGGTAGAAAAAGGATGTGAATTTGCCTTCATGGAAGTAAGCTCACACGGAATTGCCCAAAACAGAATTGAAGGATTACACTTCAAAATAGCGGGCTTCACCAACCTTACTCACGATCATTTAGATTATCATAAAACGTTTGAAGAATATTTAAAAACGAAGAAAAGATTCTTCGACCAATTAGAAGATACAGCCATTGCCATCACTAATGTAGATGACAAAAACGGGAATGTTATGCTTCAGAATACTAAGGCCGCAAAGAAGTCTTATGCTTTGAAAACCATGGCAGACTATCACGGAAAATTATTGGAAGTAGATTTCAATGGAATGCTGTTGAACTTCAACGGAAAAGAATTCTGGACGACACTGACCGGGAAATTCAATGTATACAACTTATTGCTTGTATTCGGAATTGCTGCTGAACTTGGTTTTGAGCAGGATGAAATTCTTCAGGCGGTCAGCAAACTAAAAAGAGTTTCCGGAAGATTTGAAACCTTCAAATCCGATGGCGGAATTTTCTTTATTGTAGATTATGCACACACTCCGGATGCATTGGAAAACATTCTGGACAGCATCAATGATATCAGAACCAAAAACGAAAGATTAATCACCGTATTTGGCTGCGGAGGAGACAGAGATCACTCCAAAAGACCTGAAATGGGAAATATTGCCTCTAAAAAATCAACACTGGCAATCATCACTTCAGATAATCCGAGAACAGAAGATCCCGCGCAGATCATCAAAGAAATTGAAGCAGGTGTTGAACCTCAAAACTTCAGCAAGTACACTTCAATTCCGGACAGACGAGAAGCCATAAAGATGGCGATAAAATTTGCAGAACCTAAAGATATTGTTTTGGTTGCCGGAAAAGGCCACGAAACTTATCAGGAGATCAATGGTGTGAAACATCATTTTGATGACAAAGAAGTAATTAATGAGCTTTGGAAATTAATGTCCAAATAG
- a CDS encoding four helix bundle protein → MTKNFENFPVYIKSLDLIEKVYQFLRSQSFEKEFEFNNQIKRASFSISNNIAEGSEYNNNRQFIRYLKIAKGSSAEVRSMLIVSKRLKLGDENKAEEIIILSKEISSNISNFIKYLSENIEKPNL, encoded by the coding sequence ATGACAAAGAATTTTGAAAATTTTCCTGTATACATCAAAAGTTTAGATCTGATTGAAAAAGTTTATCAATTTCTTCGAAGTCAAAGTTTTGAAAAAGAATTTGAATTTAATAACCAAATAAAAAGAGCGAGCTTTTCAATTAGCAACAATATTGCGGAAGGCTCAGAGTATAATAATAACAGACAATTTATAAGATATTTAAAAATTGCAAAAGGCAGCTCCGCTGAAGTAAGAAGCATGCTGATTGTAAGTAAAAGATTAAAATTAGGTGACGAAAATAAAGCTGAAGAAATTATAATTCTTTCCAAGGAAATTTCTTCAAACATTTCAAACTTCATCAAATATTTAAGTGAAAATATTGAGAAACCCAATCTTTAA
- the mraY gene encoding phospho-N-acetylmuramoyl-pentapeptide-transferase, with amino-acid sequence MLYYLYEYLTNHGIHVPGLGLLKYISFRAGMAVLFSLIIALVYGKRVINYLRTKQMGELVRDLGLDGQKQKEGTPTMGGLIIILATIIPVLLFTRITNVYIVLLLVSMFWMGAIGFLDDYLKKIKKNKDGLSGKFKIVGQVGLGLIVGITMYFHPDITVKRKYADAKVVNRNNVEQNFMPTEKITVSTVPFAKNNEFDYSGILFWMNDKDAHEWAWIVFIPIVIFIVTAVSNGANITDGIDGLAAGTSAIILLSLALFAYLSGNIIFADYLNIMFLPNMGETTIFAVAMVGAVIGFFWYNTYPAQVFMGDTGSLMLGGVIAVLAIILRKELLIPVLCGIFLIENLSVMLQVVVFKYRKRKYGLEYAQNNRLFKMSPLHHHYQKEGFHESKIVNRMIIIGVILAIVCLITLKMR; translated from the coding sequence ATGCTATACTATCTATACGAATATCTAACCAACCATGGAATTCATGTTCCGGGATTAGGATTGTTGAAATACATTTCCTTCCGTGCCGGAATGGCTGTACTATTCTCTCTGATTATTGCTCTTGTCTACGGAAAAAGAGTAATCAATTACCTGAGAACAAAACAAATGGGAGAATTGGTGCGTGATCTAGGATTGGATGGTCAAAAACAAAAAGAAGGAACTCCTACTATGGGAGGACTTATTATCATTTTGGCAACCATTATTCCGGTATTGCTGTTTACAAGAATTACCAATGTGTATATTGTTCTGTTGCTGGTTTCAATGTTCTGGATGGGCGCTATTGGTTTCCTGGATGATTATTTAAAGAAAATCAAAAAAAACAAAGACGGTTTAAGTGGTAAATTCAAAATTGTAGGCCAGGTTGGTTTAGGGTTAATTGTCGGAATTACAATGTATTTCCACCCGGACATTACCGTTAAAAGAAAATATGCTGATGCTAAGGTGGTAAACAGAAACAATGTAGAGCAAAACTTCATGCCTACGGAAAAAATTACTGTTTCTACCGTTCCTTTTGCAAAAAACAATGAGTTCGATTATAGTGGAATTTTGTTTTGGATGAATGATAAAGATGCCCATGAGTGGGCATGGATTGTCTTTATTCCTATTGTCATCTTCATTGTAACAGCTGTTTCAAACGGCGCCAATATTACAGATGGAATTGATGGTTTGGCAGCAGGGACAAGTGCCATTATACTACTATCGCTGGCTCTCTTTGCTTACCTTTCCGGGAACATCATCTTTGCAGATTATCTCAATATCATGTTCCTTCCCAATATGGGTGAAACCACCATTTTTGCCGTAGCAATGGTAGGTGCGGTGATCGGATTCTTCTGGTATAACACCTATCCTGCACAGGTTTTCATGGGAGATACCGGAAGTTTAATGCTGGGAGGAGTAATTGCCGTTTTAGCCATTATTTTAAGAAAAGAATTATTGATTCCTGTATTATGTGGAATCTTCTTAATTGAAAACCTCTCTGTAATGCTTCAGGTAGTTGTTTTCAAATACAGAAAAAGAAAATACGGGTTGGAATATGCCCAAAACAATAGACTATTCAAAATGTCACCATTACACCACCATTATCAGAAAGAAGGGTTCCATGAAAGTAAAATCGTGAACAGAATGATTATCATCGGGGTAATATTGGCGATTGTATGTCTGATCACATTAAAAATGAGATAA
- the murD gene encoding UDP-N-acetylmuramoyl-L-alanine--D-glutamate ligase codes for MKIVVLGGGESGCGAAYLAKKKGLEVFLSDKGAIKDNYKQFLTDNEIEFEEGNHDEERILNADWIVKSPGIPKKADIINKIHEKGIRLSSEIEFASEFTDAKIIAITGSNGKTTTTSLIYYILKNDGLNVGLGGNIGYSFAKQVADENHEYYVLEVSSFQLDDIQNFRPYISLLLNLSQDHLDQYNYNYEEYALAKFRITENQENDNFFIYNKDDEMSKNLLEKLEIKAKMIPFSTKEKLPEGGFVNEDEIVVKMKDEFSMKVDELSLLGNHNVANSLAASIAGKILKINNESIRHSLMTFQAVEHRLELVTEIDSVKYINDSKATNVNATYYALESMKTPTVWIVGGLDKGNDYTEIEDLVKRKVKAIVCLGVDNKKIIDFFKDKKEVIYDTSSMEEAVRISKSLAKKGDTVLLSPCCASFDLFKSYEDRGRQFKEQVLK; via the coding sequence ATGAAAATAGTTGTTTTAGGAGGTGGAGAAAGCGGATGCGGAGCTGCTTATTTGGCTAAAAAGAAAGGTCTGGAAGTATTTCTTTCAGATAAAGGAGCCATTAAGGATAACTATAAGCAGTTTCTTACCGATAATGAAATTGAATTTGAAGAAGGAAACCACGATGAAGAAAGGATTTTAAATGCTGACTGGATCGTAAAAAGCCCGGGAATTCCGAAAAAGGCGGACATCATCAATAAAATTCATGAAAAAGGAATCAGACTTTCCTCTGAAATTGAATTTGCTTCTGAATTTACAGATGCAAAGATCATTGCCATAACCGGAAGCAACGGAAAAACAACCACTACTTCCCTGATCTATTATATCCTGAAAAATGACGGATTGAATGTAGGTTTGGGAGGAAATATCGGATACAGTTTTGCTAAGCAGGTTGCAGATGAAAACCATGAATATTACGTACTGGAGGTAAGCTCTTTCCAGCTGGATGATATTCAGAATTTCAGACCTTATATCTCTTTACTGTTGAATCTGTCTCAGGATCATCTGGATCAGTACAACTACAACTATGAAGAATATGCTTTGGCAAAATTCAGAATCACTGAAAATCAGGAAAATGATAATTTTTTCATCTATAACAAGGATGATGAAATGAGCAAAAATCTTCTTGAAAAGCTTGAAATAAAGGCTAAAATGATTCCATTCTCAACAAAAGAGAAGTTGCCCGAAGGAGGTTTTGTGAATGAAGATGAGATTGTAGTAAAAATGAAAGACGAGTTCTCAATGAAAGTTGATGAATTGTCTCTATTGGGAAATCACAATGTAGCAAATAGTTTAGCAGCATCTATTGCAGGTAAGATATTAAAAATCAATAATGAAAGCATCAGACATTCATTGATGACATTCCAGGCTGTAGAACACAGATTGGAATTAGTTACTGAAATTGATAGTGTAAAATACATCAACGACAGTAAGGCAACCAATGTGAATGCCACTTATTATGCTTTAGAAAGTATGAAAACACCAACCGTGTGGATTGTTGGTGGATTAGATAAAGGAAATGACTATACCGAAATTGAAGATTTAGTCAAAAGAAAAGTGAAGGCAATTGTTTGCCTTGGAGTAGATAATAAGAAGATCATAGATTTCTTTAAAGATAAAAAAGAGGTCATTTATGATACTTCAAGTATGGAAGAGGCAGTAAGAATTTCAAAATCACTGGCTAAAAAAGGCGATACCGTCTTATTATCTCCATGCTGCGCAAGCTTTGACTTGTTCAAAAGCTATGAAGACAGAGGACGCCAGTTTAAAGAGCAGGTATTAAAGTAA
- a CDS encoding FtsW/RodA/SpoVE family cell cycle protein gives MDEQNTENRFEFLKGDKVLWMVILVISIFSIFPVYSASSNLEYIVNNGTTTGHVIKHMFFVVLGLAIMRLVGTIKYEYIGKLSSILLGLMIVLLIVTMFTGQTIDGASASRWLKIPGTPISFQPSSFAFLMLIIYLCRYLTKKITRERLPIENIMYIFGPILLVFVLVAKDNGSTALMILMVSVVVLVIGQLHWKYIAGFISASFVAIVLFLLIALNTNMIGGNRVHTWMSRVETFTSSKAKSADVDDESIKAKNYQVMQAKAAIVHGGITGMGPGKSALKQMLPQSASDFIFAVIVEEYGVIGAAFLISLYLIMMIRIVMIASKMPAFFGSLLVLSLGVMIFIQLSVNIAVAVNLIPVTGQPLPLISYGGTSMLVTYLQLGIILNISSRIQIYDEEGMGKKQSVAEINDIA, from the coding sequence ATGGACGAACAGAACACAGAAAACAGATTTGAATTTCTAAAGGGTGATAAAGTACTTTGGATGGTCATCCTTGTGATCTCCATTTTCTCTATTTTCCCTGTATACTCTGCAAGTTCAAATCTCGAATACATTGTTAATAACGGGACTACAACTGGTCACGTTATCAAGCACATGTTCTTTGTAGTCTTGGGATTAGCAATTATGAGACTGGTAGGAACCATAAAATATGAATACATCGGAAAGCTCAGCAGTATCCTGCTCGGCCTTATGATTGTTTTGCTGATTGTTACCATGTTTACCGGACAGACCATTGATGGAGCCAGTGCTTCCAGATGGCTGAAAATCCCGGGAACACCAATTTCCTTCCAGCCTTCATCATTTGCCTTTTTAATGCTAATCATCTATCTGTGCAGATATTTAACCAAAAAAATAACAAGAGAAAGACTTCCGATAGAGAATATCATGTATATTTTTGGACCTATCCTGCTTGTTTTCGTATTGGTAGCAAAAGATAACGGTTCCACGGCATTAATGATTTTAATGGTTTCCGTAGTGGTTCTTGTCATAGGGCAGCTTCACTGGAAATACATTGCAGGATTTATTTCTGCCTCATTTGTAGCCATTGTCTTGTTCTTACTGATAGCTCTGAATACTAACATGATCGGCGGAAACCGTGTACATACATGGATGAGCCGTGTAGAAACATTTACCTCAAGCAAAGCAAAATCAGCTGATGTAGATGATGAAAGTATAAAAGCAAAGAACTATCAGGTGATGCAGGCCAAAGCAGCCATCGTACATGGCGGAATTACCGGAATGGGACCAGGAAAAAGCGCTTTGAAACAAATGCTTCCACAATCTGCCTCCGACTTTATTTTTGCGGTTATTGTAGAAGAATATGGAGTAATAGGAGCAGCTTTTCTGATCAGTTTATATCTGATCATGATGATAAGGATTGTAATGATTGCCAGTAAGATGCCGGCATTTTTCGGATCGCTGCTCGTACTCAGTCTCGGGGTAATGATTTTTATTCAGCTTTCGGTAAACATAGCCGTTGCAGTAAATCTGATCCCGGTAACAGGACAGCCACTGCCCCTGATAAGTTACGGAGGAACCTCAATGCTGGTAACCTACTTGCAATTAGGTATTATTTTAAATATAAGCTCAAGGATTCAGATTTATGATGAAGAAGGAATGGGCAAAAAACAAAGTGTAGCAGAAATAAACGATATCGCTTAA
- the murG gene encoding undecaprenyldiphospho-muramoylpentapeptide beta-N-acetylglucosaminyltransferase yields the protein MDKKLKILLSGGGTGGHIFPAIAIADEIRKRFPDAEFLFIGANGKMEMEKVPQAGYKIEGIDIAGIDRGNLLSNLGLPFKILKSLSKSKRIIKNFAPDFAVGTGGFASGPALYEASKMGIPIFIQEQNAHAGVTNKILSKKAKAVFTAYPKVEGFPAEKIKFLGNPIRENIVSGMQDTAQAKEKMGLNKDKLTILSVGGSLGSRTLNNAWKSHLKQIVDKDYQLIWQTGKLDYKDILAETKDTDTRNIQILEFIKDMELAYSAADIIVSRAGAIAISELAVAQKPVLLVPFPFAAEDHQTKNAMNLVEKNAARMVKDSEMQEKFWDTLSEICENESVRKEMSDNLKYFAKPNAAKEIVDEIFNKL from the coding sequence ATGGACAAAAAATTAAAAATATTATTATCTGGCGGAGGAACCGGAGGACACATCTTCCCAGCCATCGCTATTGCTGATGAGATCAGAAAAAGATTTCCTGATGCAGAATTTTTGTTCATTGGTGCTAACGGGAAAATGGAAATGGAAAAAGTTCCACAGGCAGGATATAAAATTGAGGGAATTGACATTGCAGGAATTGACAGAGGAAATCTCTTATCCAATCTGGGACTGCCTTTCAAGATTCTGAAAAGTTTATCAAAATCTAAAAGGATTATTAAAAACTTCGCCCCCGATTTTGCAGTAGGAACTGGAGGATTTGCCAGCGGACCCGCTCTTTATGAAGCAAGCAAAATGGGAATTCCGATTTTCATACAGGAACAGAATGCTCATGCAGGGGTAACCAATAAAATTTTAAGCAAGAAAGCCAAAGCCGTTTTTACAGCTTATCCAAAAGTAGAAGGTTTTCCGGCAGAGAAAATAAAATTTCTAGGGAATCCGATTCGTGAGAACATTGTTTCAGGAATGCAGGATACAGCCCAGGCAAAAGAAAAAATGGGATTGAATAAAGATAAACTTACGATTCTGTCTGTAGGTGGCTCTTTAGGCTCCAGAACATTGAATAATGCATGGAAATCTCATTTAAAACAAATTGTAGATAAAGATTATCAGCTGATCTGGCAGACAGGAAAGCTTGATTATAAAGATATTTTAGCAGAAACAAAAGATACAGATACCAGAAACATTCAGATCCTTGAATTCATCAAAGATATGGAGCTGGCTTACTCTGCAGCCGATATCATTGTTTCCAGAGCCGGTGCTATTGCTATTTCAGAGCTGGCTGTAGCACAAAAACCAGTGCTTTTGGTTCCTTTCCCTTTTGCAGCGGAAGACCACCAAACGAAAAATGCCATGAATCTGGTTGAAAAAAATGCAGCAAGAATGGTAAAGGACTCTGAAATGCAGGAAAAATTCTGGGATACATTATCAGAAATCTGCGAAAATGAAAGTGTAAGAAAAGAAATGTCCGACAATCTGAAATATTTTGCCAAGCCAAACGCCGCAAAAGAGATTGTAGACGAAATATTTAATAAACTGTAA
- the murC gene encoding UDP-N-acetylmuramate--L-alanine ligase, which produces MNILQTYQTFYLVGIGGIGMSALARYFNASGKKVLGYDKTNTKLTQNLMNEGIDIVFEDLIDERISSLQKEDTLVIYTPAIKTLGILDYFSKNQFEVLKRAKVLGLITENTNCIAIAGTHGKTTTSTLVAHLCKEADLPFSCFLGGISENFKSNFLYNGSTYSVVEADEYDRSFLNLSPDWAVVTSTDADHLDIYGDKSHIEEGFRQFAALVPNDQQLFVRKGVEIGRGHQTYAVNEPADYYSDNLRMDHDKIYFDFHTPTETIKDFIWEIPGIHNVENATVALAILHNLGADFDTLKKAIANFKGIKRRYTKHIYQNGKIYIDDYAHHPTEINAVMSSIRTFYPDKKLVVVFQPHLFSRTRDFADGFAESLSKADELILLDIYPARELQENFEGVTSSWLLDKVTLDKKEVSTLSDAFEKIKEKDFDILLTVGAGNIDTLYDPICEWINKL; this is translated from the coding sequence ATGAACATTTTACAAACATATCAGACTTTTTACCTCGTCGGTATCGGAGGTATCGGAATGAGTGCTTTAGCACGCTATTTCAATGCATCCGGAAAAAAAGTATTGGGTTATGACAAAACCAATACAAAATTGACTCAGAACCTGATGAATGAAGGAATTGATATTGTTTTTGAAGACCTTATTGATGAAAGGATCTCATCTCTTCAGAAAGAGGATACATTGGTTATTTATACACCAGCCATCAAAACGCTTGGAATATTAGATTACTTCAGTAAAAATCAGTTTGAAGTTTTAAAAAGAGCTAAAGTTTTAGGACTGATTACGGAAAACACCAATTGTATCGCTATTGCAGGGACTCATGGAAAAACTACCACGTCTACCCTTGTAGCCCATTTATGCAAAGAAGCAGATCTACCTTTCTCATGCTTTTTGGGAGGAATTTCTGAAAACTTTAAATCCAACTTCCTGTACAACGGTTCTACTTATTCTGTGGTAGAGGCAGATGAATATGACAGAAGCTTCCTGAACCTTTCTCCGGATTGGGCAGTAGTAACTTCTACAGATGCAGACCACCTGGACATTTATGGAGACAAAAGCCATATTGAAGAAGGATTCAGACAGTTTGCCGCTTTGGTTCCTAATGATCAACAGCTATTTGTAAGAAAAGGAGTAGAAATTGGCAGAGGCCATCAAACCTATGCTGTTAATGAGCCTGCAGATTATTATTCAGACAACCTGCGAATGGATCATGATAAAATTTATTTTGACTTCCATACTCCTACTGAAACAATAAAGGATTTTATCTGGGAAATTCCGGGAATCCACAATGTGGAGAATGCTACTGTAGCACTGGCCATTCTGCATAATTTAGGCGCAGATTTTGATACGCTGAAAAAAGCAATTGCCAACTTTAAAGGAATTAAAAGAAGATATACCAAACATATTTATCAAAACGGTAAAATTTACATTGATGATTATGCCCACCACCCTACAGAAATCAATGCTGTAATGAGCTCAATCAGAACATTTTACCCTGATAAAAAACTAGTGGTAGTCTTCCAGCCTCACCTTTTCAGCAGAACAAGAGATTTCGCAGATGGGTTTGCAGAAAGTTTAAGCAAAGCAGATGAACTTATTCTGCTTGATATTTACCCTGCAAGAGAACTTCAGGAGAACTTTGAAGGAGTTACCTCAAGCTGGCTGCTGGACAAAGTAACATTAGATAAAAAAGAGGTATCGACATTATCCGATGCTTTTGAAAAAATAAAAGAAAAAGATTTTGATATCCTTCTTACAGTAGGCGCAGGAAATATTGACACCCTGTACGATCCTATTTGTGAATGGATAAATAAATTGTAA